The Phyllobacterium zundukense DNA segment ACAGTTTGGAGGATCGGTTTGAGGAAGCTTATGGCGACCAGGCTGCTGCACAGCCTCTGCCGATCCGTGTTCGTCACGAGGGAACGGACGAACTGGAGCAGACCTTGATCGAGGTCGATATGGATCGCGATGACCACTACGAAATGACGATCAATCTGAGCGGTCATCACATGCTGATGATTATCGAAAATCCTTTGAGTGAAAATGCCATTGTGACGTGAACGGGAGTGAATGATGTTCGGCCGACAAAAACAAAAAAACAATGCCAACGGCTCGCCAATGCCGACCGAGGCAGACAACGACAGCTTTCCGGTGGGAGCGCGGGTCTTCGCGGGTGTTACGCTTGGGTTACTGCTTTTCGCTGGCGCCGGCGGCTGGGCGGCGACCGCTCAGCTGACCGGGGCGGTGATCGCCCCTGGCATGGTCAAGGTCGACCAGAATCTGAAATCCATACAGCATCGCGACGGCGGTATCGTAAGCGAGATCAATGTTAGGGAAGGCGACTTCGTTACGAGCGGTCAGGTCATGTTAAGGCTTGATGACGCCGAAACGCGTGCCGAGCTCTCCATTGTCAGGACACAGTTGGTTGAGTTGATGGCGAAGCAGGCTCGACTGATCGCCGAGCGCGACAATTTGGGTGCAATCATTCTTTCTGAAGAGCTTGGCCAGCGAGTTGATGACTTCAGCCATATCTTCTTTGGCGAGAATCGCCTGTTCGAGGGAAATCGCCGACATCGCGACAGTCAAAAAGAACAGTTGCAATTGGGTATCGACCAGTTGGGTGAGGAAATCAAAGGACTACAGTCCCAGCATGGCGCCAAGGTCGACGAGATCGCCCTTGTCGAAATCGAACATGGCAAGATCAAGGGGCTGACCGACAAGCGGCTGATTGAGACTTCGCGTAAGTATATCATCGACCGCGAAATGGCCAAGCTCGTTGGCGAGAAGGGCGAGATAGAGGCCAATATCGCCCGGGCCAAGGCTCGCATGAGCGAAATCCAGATACAGATCATAGCTGTCGATGAAACTGCACGCACCGAGGCGCAGCGCGAGTTGAGTTCGATCGAACCGAAGCTGTCCGAATTGCGCGAGCGCCGCGTAGCGATCGAAGACCGTCTGTCGCGGACCGATATCCGCGCTCCGCTTTCCGGCACCGTGAATGAGCTCTCGGTCCACACGATTGGGGGCGTAATTACGCCGGCTGAAAAGCTGGTGACACTTGTACCTGCGGATGCGGCGCTGAAGATAGAGGCGAAACTGTCACCGACCGATATCGACCAGGTATTTGTCGGTCAGCCGTCAAAGCTGCGCTTTTCCGCATTCAACCAGCGCACTACGCCTGAATTGCATGGACGCATCGCCTATGTCTCGGCGGCGACAAGCAGCGATCCCGCCACCGGTCAGGTATATTATCTGGCAGACGTAGTTGTTCCTGCCGAGGAGCTCGAAAAGCTTGGAGATAACAGACTGCTGCCAGGCATGCCTGTGGAAGTCTTCATTTCAACAGAAGAGCGCACCGCAATGTCGTTCCTCGCCAAACCACTTGCAGACCAATTCAGTCGTGCATTTCGAGAGCAATAGGCGGCTGGAATAAGCCAGACCAACGGGCCAAGATTCGTCTGGGCCTACCCTCATTGTGCCGCATTCAGTGGGGCTGCGGCTCCGGCTCCATCAAGGCGGTCGTTGTCGCGAAGCCCGGTCTGTCAGAGAACGTCAAGCCGACGCTTTACGAATAGTGCGCATCACCATTTCGTAGTGCGTGTTCACATAGATCTTAAGTTCCGGCAGAGTTGAATCGCCTCCCAGGAGCATATCGATTGCGTAGGTCAGTGCCGGGCTGATCAGAATTTGACTGATATGGTCGTCGGCCCAGATTTCAAATACGCCCTCACGAACGCCTTTCTGAAGAATGCATTGCGGAACAGATCGGTGAAGAACTTGTAGCCCTCGTTATCTCCGCATTGAGCAAAGGCGGTCGCTATTAGCCGGATCAGTTCGCCACAAGCTGAAAAAGCCCAATTCAGAGAATGGCGGATTTCTGCGGGTTACAACGGATCGCTTTTTTTGTGGTGAATTGGGTGGAATATTCCAATTTCTTTCCATAGTTAAAAGCTAAACTATTGAATTATCAGTGGCATCCCCGATGTGATTTAAAACACGACCTACGGTTTCGGAGGGCAGAACTCTATCCAGCTTGTTGCGGAGGCATATGATGTGGCGATTTGGCTGTTCGAAGCGTTTCTGGCTCCCGCTTCTCTCCACTCACAGGACGTTCCTCGCTCAGGGATTTGTCAAGCGTTGGCAACCGGTCGTTATCGTTACAAGATCTCGTCCGATTTCAAGCGCTCGAAAAGGGTAGGGGCTATGTGAAAACGTCTTGCGGTACCCCGACCGAGCATATTCTTTTCGAGCGTTTCAGTGAGTATCTTCCTTTGAACCAGCTGATCGACTGTTTCGGCCACGCCCGTTCGCGTCAGGCCGGTTTCCTCAACAATATTGGTGAGCGTCAGCGGCACCTGCCCAATGTGCATGTGATAGAGAATGCTTATCATCCCAACCTGCTTCAATCTAGATTGGGCGGTCTCACCGTCCCGCGGGTTGTCCATGATCAGACGCAGAACCAGCGCAGAAAAAGCGAGATTTTTCCATTGAGACGCAAGGGGGCTTGGCATAGCATTAACTGCCCTATATAAGTGAGTTAAATTATTGGTTCGCGTTATATCCCATAGCACTGGATCGGGAGAAACGAAATGAGTTTCGCATCCATCACTTGCGGTCAATCGCTTCTTCTTATGTCTTGTACGGCCTGACGCGGCGAAGTTGACTTATGCCTCTCGGACATGCCGCCCGCCGAATAATAGTGCATGAAGAGAGCCCGATTAGATTCGTCCTTTGGCACTTCAGGGAGCTCACACAGATGACGAGTACGAAATTTGTTCTCTATAATCAACGCCTGGAAGGTACTTACGAGAACAAACTTGGCAATGCCATCGAGCATCACAGGTCAACGAGACGCAAAATTGACATCACGATCGACGCACTTCCAGATGACAGTATTTCTGAAAGCGAAATGCTATGGTTAGATGGCGATCTTGAGAATGCAGTAGAGGATGAGGAAAAGGCGCGGTTGGCATTTTTGAGTTATCCGGTTGAGAGTCTTGAGGATGTTAGGGCAAAAGCCAATCATGTTCGCTTACTCCTAGCGGAAGGCGACGAACTCGACAAAACTGAGCTGGAATTGTTGTTGCTTTCGATGGTCTGAAGTGAAGCTCATTGGGCTGAGCAGGAATTGGCGTGCTGGCCTTAACTGCCGACTGCGTCTTTCAGCTTCGCCAAATGCTCTCTGCAGATTGCCTCAACGAGTTCATGCAAGATTGCGGTCCGATTGCCAAGCCAGCGCAGGGCCTCTTCACTGATTTCATAGTGCTGCGAATAGCACGCTTTAACATAGGCTTCGTTTATTGTGTTGAACCACGCACGGTACATGCCGAAACCCAGGCCACGCTTGATCACCTGCAGCACCTGTTGTGTACCGTTCATTGACCGGCACAGAGTTCCTCCGGCACGGTGATCAGGTAGGTAGGGTCGAGGCGGCCGCCCGGCACAAGCATTCGTTTTCCTGTTCCGAAATTGATGACGTCTTTGTCGAGATGCTTGCGCCACGCATGATTGTAGCGGTCGGCAAAGAAGAAGAACAGGCGTTTGACCTTGATGCTCTTGCAATCAATCAGCAGCTTTTGCAGCTTGCGGGGACTGAGGGTGGTCAGTCCCTCTATGATCTTGTCGGCCTGGTCGAAACTCTCATGGGCGGGCAGCCCGTCCAGCATTTCAAGGATGGCGCGTTCGGGCGTCGAAAGTGTCAGCGGCCATTCCCATTGTCCCCACGGCATGACCCGGAACGAACCACCGTGGAGATTGTCGGCGCTGGCATGTCTGGCATCCTTCAAGTTCCATCCGAGACTGGTGAGCCCGAACGTTATCGGGTCGTTGCGGAACAAGGCCGCGCTGTTGTGATAAACGAAGCTGATCTGCAGGGGCAGCTTGTTCAGCCAGTTGGGCGCTTCCTCGGGACCGTAGAGATGAACCTCTTTTTCTTCCCGTCTGAGGTAGTGCGAGAAGCCGTGAAGCGACAGCGCCGTGCCGCCGCCCACGAGAAGAGGTTTCATGAGAAGGGTCTGTAGTGATATGACGACATGCTCCCACAGGAGTTTGCCGCCGGGTTTCCGGTACACGCCATGTGCCTCGCGTTCCAGCCACCCGTTCATTACGTATTTCCGGCAAAGCTGCGGGGAATATCCGCGCTCTTTCAGCCACGCGGCATCTACGACCAGCCCTTCCGGGAGTTCGCGCTGCAGATAGTTTAGCTTTCCAGGAGATTCTTTACTCATGGTTTATATTATATGGCTTTTCCAAACCAAAATCAAGTTTGCGTTTTACCGCTTTTATAAACCCAAAGGGTACAAAATCAGAGATTCGCAAACCGCCGAGCCGTAAGACCATCGGATTTAAAATCAAACATAGTCAGCCAGCAGCTTGAGAAAGGCTTCCAGGGGGAAAAAATCAGTACACATGCCGCCCGCCAAATAATAGTGCATGAAGAGAGCCAGATTAGATTCGTCCTTTGGCACTTCAGGGAGCTCATACAGATGACGAGTACGAAATTTGTTCTCTAAATCAACGCCTGGAAGGCATTTACAGGAATGAACTTCGCAATGCCATTGAGCATCACAGATCAACGGAAAATTGACAGAACGATCGACGCGCTTCCAGACCGCACTATTTCTGGAAGGGAAGTGGAATGGTTAGATGGCGGTCTTGAGAAGGCCGTTGAGCACAAAGAAAAAGCACGGTTGGCATTTTTGAGTTATCCGATCGAGAGCCTTGTGGATGCTCGGGCAAAAGCCAATCACGCTCGCTGGCCAAAGGTGATGAACTGGATAAAACCGCACTGGAATTACTGTTGCTTTCGATGATCTGACGTGAAGCTCGTTAGGCTGAGCATGAAACTGGCGTGGTGCCTAATTGCCGACTGCGTCTTTCAATTTTGCCAAATACTCTCTGCAGATTGCCTCAACGAGTTCATGCAAGATTGCGGTCCGATCGCCAATCCAGCGTAGGGCCTCTTCACTGATTTCATAGTGTTCTGAATAACGCGCTTTCACATAGGCTTCGTTGACCGTGTTGAACCACGCACGGTAACGCTGCTGATCGCGCGGCCAGGCCTCCGCTAAGCGGCGGTCGCGGCCTTCGGCCAAGGTCCGTAGGAAATTCAAGTTGTGGGATGGAGGACCATAGTTTGTCAGGGTCAAGAGCAACGCAGAATAGGCATGTTCGACAGACTGATGCAGGAGGAAGGCCGCCTCGTTCTTGCGTGTCTTACTCAAAGCATAACTGGACGTATCGAGAAACCCCATCGATGCGGGAAACCGAGTTGCGAAATGTTCGTTTGCCACTTTGTATTCATCCGCCGCCGTCATCGGTCTCGGTTCTGCTAGGGGTTCATCATCCAGTTCATAAAGAACAATGCCTTCGCGGCGGATGTCGGAGAAGAAATATTGACCTTCCCTCAGGGCAGTGTTCACCTCACGGCGCGAGTGAACAATGAAGCCAACCTGGGTCTTTACGCCCCGATCGTGCAGAAGTCTGTCGGCTGCCTTATACCAATAGGTGGCAAAGTCGGTGAGCTTCCGGTTGTTGACGACAACCAGCAGATCGTAGTCCGAGCGATAGCCTTTCATGGTGTGGGGTTCGTCCACCCAGTCGTTGCGGGCGTAGGAACCAAACAGAATGACTTTGAGGATGCGGCCTTTCTTTTTGAAATCGGCGGTTGCATCTTTCAACGCATCGTCGAATTCCTCAAGCAGGATTTCGACGATGCGGGCAAGTTCGCGCTGTTTGCGTTCAGGCAGATGATCAATACTGGATTTCATCATGGGGGAGGCGTCTCCTTACCGAATTCTCCGTACCCGAGGAGAGCCAGACACAACTCCGGTCTGTCACGTTTACAGCTCTGGATCAAGAGGATCGCCAACGCTGATGTCTGCATAACATGTGCCGCCAATTTCGGGCGCAACGACCTGAAATTCCTGACCTGCTGACGGTCAATGGTTTAGATTGAACCAATAGCGTTGTTTGACGCCTTGATCGTTCTTTAAATCAAAGAAGTAAGGGTCGGCGCGGCGCTTCCGCGGATGTGAAATGGTCTGCGTGCAACTGTTTTCCCCATCTCCGGCGGCGCGGCGGTACTGAACCTTTTTACCCAAATTCTTCAAAGCATTCCTGTCTTGGCAAACATTGAAGGTTTTTTCGCAACGGTTGGGTTCCGAGTGATTGCCTTCGTGTCCCAGGGCGGAATACGCCACTTTGAAGCCGGCAGGGCATTCTTCGTACTCTTCCCGACCGGGCTTGCCGGTTCCGGATCTGGGGCAGATCGGCCAGGAGAAGCCGGGCTTGGCCATCGCCGCGATCAGCTTGTACATTGGCGGTTTGCAGTAGGGAACACCGTGCCATGACGGATTCGACGATGCAGCACATAAGAGCACCTGACATCCCCAGGACGCATTGTCGGCTCGAGTCTCGGTCGGGGTAAGCCAGATAATGGCTGTCAGGGCGACCGCTGCAGCTATAAAATGCGATTTCATGCGGGTGTCCTCTCTCGGTTAGATTTGAGGCAGGCTCTCAGGGCGCGACCCATTCATTGTTGATCTTGGCAAACTGTAGTTGCTTCGTTCTGATTTGACCGCCGTTGCCGCCATTGAATTCGGCAATACAGACGACGCCAGCTGCATTTGGGAATGGATTACATTGTCCTAGCTTCACGGTCGCGTTGGGCCAGAGAATCTTACCGGTCTCCGCAACCGAAACTTTCCGCATCGCTGCGGTAGCTTGCTCGTTTGTAGGCACATCCAATTGCGGAACAGCAGTGACGGATTCTACGGACATGCCGCGGACGCCATAACCGGCGCCGAAGCCAATACTTAGTGCGGCGATGGTGATGATGGTTTGTGAGCTGATCATTTCCGATTAATCCTCTGTTGTAAGGCCAAGTCGCTGGAGGATAACGCTCGGGTTTTTCTCGCAATCATTGCGCCACGCCGGCTTGGTGGCGCATGCATGTGCGTAGTTGGCGATGGCCGATGATGACGCCTGCGGTAACAGCTTGTAGCCGAGGTGCATGTATTCTTGTTCACGGTCCGTAGCGCAGCCTCGACCAGCAGCACCACATTCTCCGGGATTGAGTTTCTGTGCCGGCTGCGCGGGTTGTTGCGCGCTATCGGTAGTGGGAATTTGTGCTGAAGTTGATGCGACGGCAGATAGTAAAGCCGTTGCAACAAGGGCAGTTGTAATGGTGAGGCGGTTCCTCATCGTAAGTTCTCCTGGCGTGATATCTTTTCCTGCCCTGCAACGCTGCGCAAGACAGGAGGTAAGGGGAGGGGAGGCAGCGTTGCCCCGCCATCGCCGAGCGATTTCAACGCCCGCGGCTTTGATGTCTGATAGCGATACTGCCACGGCGGCAGGAGACCCTGAGCGGACCACACGCCAAAACCCAAACCTCGCGCTTTGCGTTCAAGGTCAAAATAAGCCGGGACCTGTGGCTCATGCGGATAATTGTAAGCATACCCAATGCCATTGGAAATCGCAGCGGCGGCCAGGTTAACATCACCAACAAAGCAGTGAGCAATGATTACATTGTTGCCATCACGCTGAAGAGGGCGGCAATTTACATCGCGACGCAGCGTATGCAGGATCAGCCAAGATCTTGAAAGCTGACCGGCTGGCCATTCGATACCGTCGCTGCTGGCGGTCTGTTCGATTTCTGGCGCTTCGTAGCCGGCCAGCCGAACTGTTTCCTTTTGTTCGGCAAAGGCGAGCGACTTCCCGTCGATTACGCGCACGCGGCCATACATCTGTCCTGGTAAAGGTTTGGCCTTACTCGAATCTTGCGCCTGGGCTGGTTGGTTAGTTCCGGTCAGAAGCGCCGTGAGAATGATCGCGATCCGGAATTGGGTCATTGTTGACCTACTGATTTTTGCAGATACAAGACCCCCAGTGGGTGAGGCATGTCTGAAAAAGCCCAAAGCCCAGCACGCGTTTCACGTGCGGTTTCTTCAGCAGTCCGATAGGCGGGTACGACTAGCGTTCCATTGCTGGCGACAGCCGCAAAACCCCATCCTTGAGCAATCATATACGTTGCAAGGTCATATCCGCGATTGCCCGCCGTAGTCTGACAAATAACGACATCGTTGTGCTCATCGAGAGACCGTATGCTCGTACAGACGGGCTTTGTATCCCTGATCAGCGCTTGAGCCATGATTAGATTGAGCTCGCCGCAATCGCGCTTCGGGCCCTGCGAAATGGTCACCTGTGTCCCGCGAATGCAGGATTGCAATCCGTATAGCCGATAGCGCTTGCCTTTAGACACCCATGTGTCGCCAGTTTCGAACGAGGCATCCTCCGGAAAAGAGGTGAAGTGGGAGGACACGGGTGCTCGCCGTGTCGAGAGTTTCGTACCCTGACCATCCTGCGCTTGAACCATCATGATCGGTGGTGGCGCTAGGATTGTACCTACGGCGATAATCATAGACCCAGCCATTGTTAAACCAAAGATCATGGTGTTTATGCGCATTTCTTAGCGGTTAATCGGGTTATTTCGGCATCTCTCACCGTACGGATGAGTGAAGAGGGTGTCCGACCAGATGCCCGATTTCGCTTGCTTAGCCTTGGCCTCGAACCAGGCATTAATGGCGATCAGTGGTTTTTCAGTTCCGTCTCTGGCGGGAAAAGCTTTCCCGGCAAGCACGAGATAACTCGATAGGCTGACAATGTTGGCGTCGCTGTCTTCGACGAAGCATTCGGCAAATTTGATTGGTGAGGGCGTGCGCGAAATTGGGTCTTGCCCCTGACTATAGGCTATAGTGTCGTAGCGTACGAATTTCTCAGCCGCGCTGTTGCGGCCAGTTGAGTCCTGCGCGAATGCCGTACCGGAAATGGCGAGTGCCATCGCAAAGAAGGTGGTGAAATTGGATCGCATTTTTCTCATCGAGGACTTGCCATTTTCCGCCGAAAGCAACGTATTCCCAACAAAATCACACTCTAGATACCACATTATCACACTCTAGTATGATTTCCAATAGTCGCGAGGCGATAAAATGGGAACGGTCAAATTGCTACCAAGAAGGCTGCTAATGCTCCACTGCGGTATTTTCTACTTGATGAAAATCGCAGGGCAGGGAGTGGCGCTCCTGGTCCGTTGCGCATTCGCACTCTTCAGCGTCATCGCATTGTTTGGCATGGGCTGTGTGGTGTTGGCGAACCTGTACCCAGATACAGCGCTCGCTGGGTTTCTGTATTGGTTGATGCCTCCGGATCGCAGGGCATCAACTGGTGGTCCATGGCAGCGATCGCGAGTGCCGCCATTCTGCCGCTCGTGCTCATCGGCATAT contains these protein-coding regions:
- a CDS encoding HlyD family type I secretion periplasmic adaptor subunit; amino-acid sequence: MFGRQKQKNNANGSPMPTEADNDSFPVGARVFAGVTLGLLLFAGAGGWAATAQLTGAVIAPGMVKVDQNLKSIQHRDGGIVSEINVREGDFVTSGQVMLRLDDAETRAELSIVRTQLVELMAKQARLIAERDNLGAIILSEELGQRVDDFSHIFFGENRLFEGNRRHRDSQKEQLQLGIDQLGEEIKGLQSQHGAKVDEIALVEIEHGKIKGLTDKRLIETSRKYIIDREMAKLVGEKGEIEANIARAKARMSEIQIQIIAVDETARTEAQRELSSIEPKLSELRERRVAIEDRLSRTDIRAPLSGTVNELSVHTIGGVITPAEKLVTLVPADAALKIEAKLSPTDIDQVFVGQPSKLRFSAFNQRTTPELHGRIAYVSAATSSDPATGQVYYLADVVVPAEELEKLGDNRLLPGMPVEVFISTEERTAMSFLAKPLADQFSRAFREQ
- a CDS encoding thermonuclease family protein, which translates into the protein MGFFRHASPTGGLVSAKISRSTMTQFRIAIILTALLTGTNQPAQAQDSSKAKPLPGQMYGRVRVIDGKSLAFAEQKETVRLAGYEAPEIEQTASSDGIEWPAGQLSRSWLILHTLRRDVNCRPLQRDGNNVIIAHCFVGDVNLAAAAISNGIGYAYNYPHEPQVPAYFDLERKARGLGFGVWSAQGLLPPWQYRYQTSKPRALKSLGDGGATLPPLPLPPVLRSVAGQEKISRQENLR
- a CDS encoding type IV toxin-antitoxin system AbiEi family antitoxin domain-containing protein, producing the protein MSKESPGKLNYLQRELPEGLVVDAAWLKERGYSPQLCRKYVMNGWLEREAHGVYRKPGGKLLWEHVVISLQTLLMKPLLVGGGTALSLHGFSHYLRREEKEVHLYGPEEAPNWLNKLPLQISFVYHNSAALFRNDPITFGLTSLGWNLKDARHASADNLHGGSFRVMPWGQWEWPLTLSTPERAILEMLDGLPAHESFDQADKIIEGLTTLSPRKLQKLLIDCKSIKVKRLFFFFADRYNHAWRKHLDKDVINFGTGKRMLVPGGRLDPTYLITVPEELCAGQ
- a CDS encoding nucleotidyltransferase and HEPN domain-containing protein encodes the protein MKSSIDHLPERKQRELARIVEILLEEFDDALKDATADFKKKGRILKVILFGSYARNDWVDEPHTMKGYRSDYDLLVVVNNRKLTDFATYWYKAADRLLHDRGVKTQVGFIVHSRREVNTALREGQYFFSDIRREGIVLYELDDEPLAEPRPMTAADEYKVANEHFATRFPASMGFLDTSSYALSKTRKNEAAFLLHQSVEHAYSALLLTLTNYGPPSHNLNFLRTLAEGRDRRLAEAWPRDQQRYRAWFNTVNEAYVKARYSEHYEISEEALRWIGDRTAILHELVEAICREYLAKLKDAVGN
- a CDS encoding MarR family transcriptional regulator, translated to MTASDGCETHFVSPDPVLWDITRTNNLTHLYRAVNAMPSPLASQWKNLAFSALVLRLIMDNPRDGETAQSRLKQVGMISILYHMHIGQVPLTLTNIVEETGLTRTGVAETVDQLVQRKILTETLEKNMLGRGTARRFHIAPTLFERLKSDEIL